One Candidatus Blochmannia vicinus DNA window includes the following coding sequences:
- the prfA gene encoding peptide chain release factor 1 has product MNPVITKKLIVLQERFNILEKLLNEPDIICDKKRFCILSKEHARLSEIVICFKRWLSIKQEITNTKEMLADTDMHDIVQDELKEFYLDKNNLEKNLKILLLPTDPNDKLGCFIELRAGTGGKEAAIFAGELFRMYARYSEVRRWKIEIINATYGEYGGYKEIIAKIPDKGTYGQLKFESGGHRVQRIPHTESQGRIHTSTCTIAVIPIIPNTELPSINPHDLRIDTFRSSGAGGQHVNTTDSAIRITHIPSGLVVECQDERSQHKNKAKALSVLGSRLHAIEMKRRQKEVSCTRRILLGTGDRSDRIRTYNFQQGRITDHRISFTSYKLNDIMNGDLDILMQSIFDKHQANQLDKLLEPEQ; this is encoded by the coding sequence ATGAATCCTGTTATTACTAAAAAACTAATAGTATTACAAGAACGTTTTAACATACTAGAAAAATTGCTCAATGAACCTGATATTATTTGTGATAAAAAACGTTTTTGTATTCTATCTAAAGAACATGCACGATTATCTGAAATAGTTATTTGTTTTAAACGTTGGTTAAGTATTAAACAAGAAATAACTAACACAAAAGAAATGCTTGCAGATACAGATATGCATGATATCGTTCAAGACGAATTAAAAGAATTCTATTTAGATAAAAATAATCTTGAAAAAAATTTAAAAATACTATTATTACCCACAGATCCTAATGATAAATTAGGTTGTTTTATAGAATTGCGAGCTGGAACTGGCGGGAAAGAAGCAGCAATTTTTGCGGGAGAATTATTCCGAATGTACGCTCGTTATTCTGAGGTACGTCGATGGAAAATAGAAATTATTAACGCTACTTATGGCGAATATGGTGGTTATAAAGAAATAATTGCCAAGATTCCTGACAAAGGAACATATGGGCAATTAAAATTTGAATCTGGAGGGCATCGTGTACAAAGAATACCTCACACTGAATCTCAAGGTCGAATTCATACTTCCACCTGTACGATCGCTGTAATTCCAATCATACCAAATACTGAACTTCCTAGTATTAATCCTCATGACTTAAGAATTGATACTTTTCGATCGTCAGGTGCAGGAGGACAACATGTAAATACCACTGATTCAGCAATTCGCATTACCCATATACCAAGCGGATTAGTCGTAGAGTGTCAGGACGAACGATCGCAACATAAAAATAAAGCTAAAGCATTATCTGTACTGGGTTCTAGATTACATGCTATTGAAATGAAACGTCGACAAAAAGAAGTATCGTGTACCCGACGTATCCTACTAGGTACTGGAGACCGATCTGATCGTATTCGTACATATAATTTTCAACAAGGTCGTATTACCGACCATCGCATTTCTTTTACATCATATAAACTAAATGATATAATGAATGGAGATTTGGATATTTTGATGCAGTCAATCTTTGATAAGCATCAAGCTAATCAACTTGATAAATTATTAGAGCCAGAACAATGA
- the prmC gene encoding peptide chain release factor N(5)-glutamine methyltransferase → MTWDQWLYWASLNLNKSMSPKRDAEIILEKVTNKSRAQLLAFGETLLKNDAIIQLKSLISRRKKGEPIAYIIGSKEFWSLDFKVAPGVFIPRSDTECLVKNVLDLLYKPRLNVLDLGTGVGTIALALSSERPNWSITGVDCQRQALAIACQNKIFLNLKNVKFMYGNWFRHLAGEKFNLIVSNPPYIDKHDPCLRISDMNFEPKNALISRKSGLEDLTVICKLSSQHLHQNGWLFLEHGWDQGKYIRTLFYKFGFDHIHTIRDYYHYERVTFGTWISH, encoded by the coding sequence ATGACATGGGATCAATGGTTATATTGGGCTAGTTTAAATCTAAATAAATCTATGAGTCCAAAAAGAGATGCTGAAATTATTTTAGAAAAAGTCACGAATAAATCTCGCGCCCAATTGTTGGCATTTGGAGAAACACTATTAAAAAATGATGCCATCATTCAACTAAAATCATTAATTTCTCGCAGAAAAAAAGGAGAACCTATAGCTTATATAATTGGTTCAAAGGAATTTTGGTCCTTAGATTTTAAGGTAGCTCCAGGAGTATTTATTCCCAGATCAGACACTGAGTGCTTAGTTAAAAACGTTCTTGATTTATTATATAAGCCCAGATTAAATGTTTTAGACCTAGGTACTGGCGTAGGCACAATAGCCTTAGCTCTGTCATCAGAAAGACCAAATTGGAGTATTACAGGGGTAGACTGCCAAAGGCAAGCATTAGCTATTGCTTGCCAAAACAAAATTTTTCTCAATTTAAAAAATGTAAAATTTATGTATGGAAACTGGTTTAGACATTTAGCGGGGGAAAAATTTAACCTTATTGTCAGTAATCCGCCATATATTGATAAACATGATCCATGTCTACGAATTAGTGACATGAATTTTGAGCCCAAAAATGCATTAATATCAAGAAAATCAGGTTTAGAAGATTTAACAGTGATTTGTAAACTTTCTAGTCAACATTTACACCAAAATGGATGGTTATTTTTAGAACATGGCTGGGATCAAGGAAAATATATACGCACATTATTTTATAAATTTGGATTTGATCATATCCATACAATACGCGATTATTATCATTATGAACGTGTAACATTTGGAACATGGATTTCCCATTAA
- the kdsA gene encoding 3-deoxy-8-phosphooctulonate synthase: MQQLTVDIIDIKVSNNLPLVLFGGMNVLESRDIVMKVCEHYVNVTQKLNIPHVFKASFDKANRSSIDSYRGPGLEKGLRLLQELKKIFGVKLMTDIHEINQVNAASEIVDVLQIPAFLARQTDLITSVAKTGIAINIKKPQYMSPTQIVHIVNKCRSFKNNKIILCERGTLFGYDNLIVDMLGFNIMNHISKGCPIIVDVTHALQTRDPLSPTSGGRNMQIYDLARASTAVGIAGLFLEAHPNPNNSKCDGPSALPLNKLEHFLKQMKAIDELIKSF, encoded by the coding sequence ATGCAACAATTAACAGTTGACATTATCGATATAAAAGTATCAAATAATTTACCGTTAGTGCTGTTTGGAGGAATGAACGTTTTAGAGTCCCGAGACATAGTCATGAAAGTTTGCGAACATTATGTTAACGTAACTCAAAAATTAAATATACCTCATGTATTTAAAGCATCTTTTGACAAAGCAAACCGCTCATCAATTGACTCATATCGTGGACCAGGATTAGAGAAAGGTTTACGCTTACTTCAGGAATTAAAAAAAATATTCGGAGTGAAGCTGATGACTGATATACATGAAATTAATCAAGTAAATGCTGCATCAGAAATAGTAGATGTATTACAAATACCAGCGTTTTTAGCTCGTCAAACAGACTTAATCACATCTGTAGCAAAAACTGGAATAGCAATTAATATAAAAAAACCACAATATATGAGTCCAACACAGATAGTGCATATTGTTAATAAATGTCGTTCATTCAAAAATAACAAGATCATTTTATGTGAACGAGGTACTTTATTTGGCTATGATAACTTAATAGTAGATATGTTAGGATTTAATATAATGAATCATATTTCTAAAGGTTGTCCAATAATAGTAGACGTTACGCATGCCTTACAAACACGTGATCCTTTAAGTCCTACTTCTGGAGGAAGGAATATGCAGATTTATGATTTAGCTAGAGCCAGTACAGCAGTAGGTATCGCTGGATTGTTTCTTGAAGCACACCCAAATCCAAATAATTCCAAATGTGATGGACCTTCTGCATTACCATTGAATAAGCTAGAACATTTTTTAAAACAAATGAAAGCTATCGATGAATTAATAAAATCCTTTTAA
- the thrS gene encoding threonine--tRNA ligase produces the protein MLVIIVNNGNKYQYNYPVSPLQIAKDMDSALSENYVAARVNGKLTDIIDLIYHDSTLEFINAEDNIGLNIIRHSCAHLLGHAIKQLWPIAKMVIGPVISTGFYYDIDLDYRLTNNDLILLENHMILLVNKNYNITKKSVTWKQAKEIFLSLGEKYKVSILDEDINPTEHIGLYYHEEYIDMCRGPHVPNISFCRNFKLYKVSTSYWRGSKNKKLQRIYGLTWTNKQQFEMPKNNTLHDLKQHDHRNLAKQLHLYHTQKDASGMIFWHENGWILLQELKKIIRIQLKIYKYQEVKSPIMIDHALWKKTGHWDNYHEHIFTTSSENHEYCIKPMNCPGHIQIFNQDIRSYKDLPYRIAEFGNCHRNEPSGSLHGLMRTREFTQDDGHIFCTKTQIFDELNHCIKMMYDVYNTFGFKTILVKLSTRPKKRIGTDLIWDTAEQHLSTALQHNNIPFQYQPNDGAFYGPKIEFILLDSFDRTWQCGTIQLDFSLPNLLNAHYIDHKNNRVAPVMIHRAILGSMERFVGLITEEYAGFFPTWLAPTQVALMNVTNKQSEYVSIIEKKLKNKQIRTKVDLRNEKIGFKIRYHTLQRVPYMLICGNKEMNQNTVAIRTYRGKKLNNCNIDIFIKKLLYEIKNYSFHQMEE, from the coding sequence ATGCTTGTAATCATTGTAAATAACGGAAATAAATATCAATATAATTATCCAGTATCTCCTTTACAAATTGCTAAAGATATGGATTCAGCGTTGTCTGAAAATTACGTAGCGGCACGAGTCAATGGCAAACTTACTGACATTATAGATTTAATATATCACGATTCAACATTAGAATTTATTAATGCAGAAGACAATATAGGATTGAATATAATTCGCCATTCTTGCGCGCATTTATTAGGACATGCTATCAAACAATTATGGCCTATCGCCAAAATGGTGATTGGACCAGTAATAAGTACAGGATTTTATTATGATATAGATCTTGATTATCGTCTTACTAACAATGATCTAATACTTCTAGAAAACCATATGATTCTTCTTGTTAATAAAAATTATAATATTACAAAAAAAAGTGTTACCTGGAAACAAGCCAAAGAAATTTTTTTATCCCTTGGAGAAAAATACAAAGTATCTATTCTCGATGAGGATATTAACCCAACTGAACATATTGGATTATATTATCATGAAGAATATATAGATATGTGTCGCGGACCACATGTACCTAATATTAGTTTTTGTAGAAATTTTAAATTATATAAGGTTTCTACATCTTATTGGCGTGGAAGTAAAAATAAAAAATTACAACGCATCTATGGTCTTACTTGGACTAACAAACAACAGTTCGAAATGCCAAAAAATAATACATTACACGATCTCAAACAACATGATCACCGAAACCTTGCTAAACAATTGCATCTGTATCATACGCAAAAAGACGCTTCCGGAATGATATTTTGGCATGAAAATGGATGGATTTTGTTACAAGAATTAAAAAAAATTATACGAATACAACTTAAAATATATAAATACCAAGAAGTTAAAAGTCCCATTATGATTGATCATGCATTATGGAAAAAAACAGGCCATTGGGATAATTATCATGAACACATATTTACTACTTCTTCAGAAAATCATGAGTATTGTATTAAACCAATGAATTGTCCAGGACATATTCAAATTTTTAATCAAGACATTAGATCTTATAAAGATTTACCTTATCGTATAGCCGAATTTGGAAATTGTCATAGAAATGAACCATCTGGATCTTTACATGGATTAATGAGAACACGAGAATTCACTCAAGATGACGGTCATATTTTTTGCACAAAAACACAAATATTCGATGAATTAAACCACTGTATTAAAATGATGTATGATGTATACAATACATTCGGATTTAAAACAATTTTAGTAAAACTATCCACTCGTCCAAAAAAACGGATTGGAACAGATTTAATATGGGATACAGCAGAGCAACATTTATCTACCGCACTTCAGCATAATAATATCCCATTTCAATATCAACCTAATGATGGTGCATTTTATGGTCCTAAAATAGAATTTATTTTACTCGATTCTTTTGATAGGACTTGGCAATGTGGTACAATACAATTAGATTTTTCTTTACCAAATTTACTGAACGCGCATTATATTGATCATAAGAATAATCGTGTAGCGCCCGTAATGATTCATAGAGCAATCCTTGGTTCTATGGAAAGATTTGTTGGTTTAATTACAGAAGAATACGCAGGATTTTTTCCAACATGGCTAGCCCCAACGCAAGTTGCTCTGATGAATGTCACTAATAAACAGTCTGAATATGTTTCTATTATAGAAAAAAAACTAAAAAATAAACAAATAAGAACAAAAGTAGACTTGAGAAATGAAAAAATAGGATTTAAAATTCGCTATCATACTTTGCAACGTGTACCGTATATGCTGATTTGTGGTAATAAAGAGATGAATCAAAATACAGTAGCCATACGTACTTATCGTGGTAAAAAATTAAATAACTGTAATATTGATATATTTATAAAAAAATTACTATATGAAATTAAAAATTACAGTTTTCATCAAATGGAGGAATAA
- the infC gene encoding translation initiation factor IF-3 codes for MLKSGKKIQSIRLNRINREINAHKVRLTGVDGKQIGVVSLHEALKQSEDIGLDLVEVSPNSDPPVCRIMNYGKFLYEKNKSTKEQKKKQKVIHIKEIKFRPATDEGDYQIKLRSLIKFLKEGNKVKITLRFRGGELIHHQLGTKMLHRIRNELNELTTIEFFSNKIEGRQMTMILNPKKK; via the coding sequence ATTCTTAAATCAGGAAAAAAAATACAATCAATACGATTAAATCGTATTAATAGAGAAATTAACGCTCACAAGGTTCGTTTAACCGGAGTAGACGGAAAACAAATTGGTGTAGTTAGTTTACATGAAGCACTTAAGCAATCTGAAGACATTGGTCTTGACTTGGTTGAAGTTAGCCCTAATTCTGATCCACCTGTATGTAGAATTATGAACTATGGTAAATTTCTGTATGAAAAAAATAAATCTACAAAAGAACAAAAGAAAAAACAAAAGGTAATTCATATTAAAGAAATAAAATTCAGACCGGCTACTGATGAAGGAGATTATCAAATTAAGCTACGTAGCTTAATCAAATTCCTCAAAGAAGGAAACAAAGTAAAGATAACTTTACGCTTTAGAGGAGGAGAATTAATTCACCATCAACTTGGTACAAAAATGTTACACCGTATACGAAATGAATTAAATGAATTAACAACAATAGAATTTTTCTCCAATAAAATTGAAGGACGTCAAATGACCATGATTTTAAATCCAAAAAAGAAATAA
- the rpmI gene encoding 50S ribosomal protein L35 has translation MPKIKTLQAASKRFKITALGKYKYKHAHMRHILTKKSTKHKRHLRQKSILSKIYLTTIMRCLPYI, from the coding sequence ATGCCTAAAATTAAAACACTTCAAGCAGCTAGTAAACGATTTAAAATAACAGCTTTAGGAAAATATAAATATAAACACGCTCACATGAGACATATTTTAACTAAAAAATCTACTAAACATAAACGCCATTTACGTCAAAAATCTATACTCTCTAAAATTTATCTAACTACAATTATGAGATGTTTACCATATATATAA
- the rplT gene encoding 50S ribosomal protein L20, whose translation MTRVKNSVVAHARHKKILKQAAGYYGARSRTYRIAHQSVIKSGQYSYRDRRRKKRLFRRLWINRINAASRTSGISYNYLINGLHKSDIYINRKMLAEIAVCDKETFSILVNKVKIGL comes from the coding sequence ATGACACGCGTAAAAAATAGTGTAGTGGCACATGCGCGCCATAAAAAAATATTAAAACAAGCAGCAGGTTACTATGGCGCTAGATCTCGTACTTATCGTATTGCCCATCAATCAGTCATAAAATCTGGACAATATTCTTATCGGGATCGTCGTCGGAAGAAACGTTTATTTCGTAGATTATGGATTAATCGCATTAATGCTGCATCGCGAACATCTGGTATTTCTTATAATTATTTAATAAATGGATTGCATAAATCTGATATTTATATTAACAGAAAAATGCTTGCTGAAATAGCTGTTTGCGATAAAGAAACATTTTCTATTTTAGTCAATAAGGTAAAAATAGGTTTATAA
- the pheS gene encoding phenylalanine--tRNA ligase subunit alpha: MSLDLIHKLVMQAQSAIIQSNSINTLESIRIKFLGKNGYLNQQIKTLNNCSSDMRPKLGAAINQAKKDIYTLFIEQQNILKSKNIKKTLITDTLDVTLPGRLSDIGTHHPITNTIKRMKLFFTTLGFSITHGPEIDDNYFNFDALNIPTYHPSRDEHDTFWFDETRLLRTHTSGIQIRAMANKNPPMRIISFGRVYRKDYDQNHTPMFHQMEGFMIDDNINLCHLKKILYDFLYNFFEKKISLRFRPSYFPFTEPSAEIDVIEQKTGNWLELLGCGMIHPKILRQANINTKKFSGFAFGIGIERLTMLLYNINDIRIFFKNDLQFLNQFQ, translated from the coding sequence ATGTCATTAGATCTTATACACAAACTAGTGATGCAAGCACAATCAGCTATAATACAATCTAATAGCATAAATACTTTAGAATCGATACGTATTAAATTTTTAGGGAAAAATGGGTACTTAAATCAACAAATTAAAACTCTTAATAATTGTTCATCAGATATGCGACCTAAATTAGGTGCGGCTATTAATCAAGCAAAAAAAGACATATACACATTATTCATTGAGCAACAAAATATTTTAAAATCAAAAAATATAAAAAAAACTTTAATTACCGATACATTAGATGTTACTTTACCAGGGCGCCTATCGGATATAGGAACACATCACCCAATAACAAATACCATAAAACGTATGAAGCTTTTTTTTACCACTTTAGGTTTTTCTATAACACACGGACCAGAAATTGACGATAATTATTTTAATTTTGATGCATTAAATATTCCCACATACCACCCTTCTCGAGACGAACACGACACTTTTTGGTTTGATGAAACACGATTACTTCGCACACATACTTCCGGTATTCAAATACGTGCCATGGCTAATAAGAATCCTCCGATGCGGATTATTTCTTTTGGACGAGTATATCGTAAAGATTATGATCAAAATCACACACCTATGTTTCATCAAATGGAAGGTTTCATGATAGATGATAACATTAACTTATGTCACCTAAAAAAAATATTATATGATTTTTTATATAATTTTTTTGAAAAAAAAATTTCTTTACGTTTCAGACCATCTTATTTTCCATTTACAGAACCATCTGCAGAAATAGATGTAATAGAACAAAAAACAGGAAATTGGTTAGAACTGTTAGGATGTGGTATGATACATCCTAAGATATTACGCCAGGCAAATATTAATACAAAAAAGTTTTCAGGATTCGCCTTCGGAATAGGAATAGAGCGACTAACAATGTTACTTTACAATATTAACGACATACGAATTTTTTTTAAAAATGATTTACAATTCCTTAATCAATTTCAGTAA
- the pheT gene encoding phenylalanine--tRNA ligase subunit beta → MKFSEMWIREWTNPSISSVELADQLTMAGFKVSEIKPVCNIFHGVVIGEIVECKIHPNFNNVWITKVNHGGNKLLNIVCDATNCRKNIRTVVANMGSMLPNGRKIKLTVIRGQQSEGMLCTFSALGIINHTVGIIELPMDAPIGQDFYNYLNLNDNIFEINVTPNRGDCLNIIGISREIAAINHLKLKKIKINAIPPTNNETIPISIEVPDACPQFLGRILKNIYITTPTPLWISEKLRRCGICSVNVVVDIANYVLLELGHPVYIIDYEKIEGNIIRIRLSQIGEILKLSNNNYLKLFPNTIIISDFKKPLSIAGITIPNQYCICSNTRHVMLQSAFFKPSTIANQSKLYHIHDPFSFRYARGVDPGISKLALDRVTSLLLKICGGYSGPIISMINNDILPKPTNIKLHRAKLNKVLGFNLLNKEITHILTRLGFKTKFLNNNWKVLTPTWRFDISIEENLIAEIIRINGYNNIPHVFITTKLITNYNHTSTISLSRVKNLLIDRGYQEIITYSFVHPNIQQLLHPQHTPLILKNPITLDMSTMRLSLWPGLIKSVIYNQNRQKKQIKLFESGMCFIPEKTAKNQVHQNFMIAGIRSGFRFNEHWDLTEHPVDFYDIKGDVESLLNITNKLSYIKFKTYTHPALHSGQSAAIYLNNICIGYIGMIHPVIQTKLNLRLHTLVFELSWNMISQSTLSKITSISKFPKNYRDISIIVPDNVSAESVITECKKITHKDQLVEIKLSDVYRGQGIPKGFKSFTIKLFLQSQTHTLKEEEISDIVNQYSTILIKRFRGVLR, encoded by the coding sequence ATGAAATTTAGCGAAATGTGGATACGAGAATGGACAAACCCATCTATCAGTAGCGTCGAATTAGCTGATCAATTAACTATGGCTGGGTTTAAAGTTAGTGAAATCAAGCCTGTTTGTAATATTTTTCATGGAGTAGTTATTGGTGAAATTGTAGAATGTAAAATACATCCAAACTTCAATAATGTATGGATAACAAAAGTAAACCACGGCGGTAATAAATTATTGAATATTGTTTGTGATGCTACTAATTGTCGTAAAAATATCCGAACAGTTGTTGCTAATATGGGATCAATGTTACCAAATGGACGTAAAATTAAACTAACTGTTATACGAGGACAACAATCAGAAGGCATGCTATGTACTTTCTCGGCGCTGGGAATAATTAATCACACAGTAGGTATAATAGAACTACCTATGGATGCTCCTATTGGGCAAGACTTTTATAATTATTTGAACCTTAATGATAATATTTTTGAAATAAATGTTACTCCTAATAGAGGAGATTGTCTGAATATAATCGGAATTTCGAGAGAAATAGCAGCTATCAACCATCTAAAATTAAAAAAAATAAAAATAAATGCAATTCCGCCGACAAATAACGAAACCATTCCAATTTCCATTGAAGTTCCTGATGCGTGCCCACAATTTCTGGGAAGAATTTTAAAAAACATTTATATTACTACCCCTACACCCTTATGGATATCAGAAAAACTACGTCGTTGCGGAATCTGTTCAGTAAATGTAGTTGTTGATATCGCCAATTACGTATTACTAGAATTGGGGCATCCAGTTTATATTATTGATTATGAAAAAATTGAAGGTAATATAATACGCATACGGCTTTCCCAAATCGGAGAAATATTAAAGCTCTCTAATAACAATTATTTAAAATTATTTCCTAATACAATAATAATCTCTGATTTCAAAAAACCATTATCAATAGCCGGAATAACTATTCCTAATCAATATTGCATTTGCTCCAACACCCGTCATGTCATGTTACAATCTGCTTTTTTTAAGCCATCTACTATCGCGAATCAATCTAAATTATATCATATACATGATCCTTTTTCCTTTCGTTATGCAAGAGGAGTTGATCCAGGCATATCTAAATTAGCTTTGGATCGCGTTACATCATTATTGTTAAAAATCTGTGGTGGTTACTCCGGCCCAATAATAAGTATGATCAATAATGATATATTACCAAAACCAACCAACATTAAATTACATCGCGCTAAATTAAACAAAGTTCTTGGGTTTAATCTCTTAAATAAAGAAATCACGCATATTTTAACACGACTTGGCTTTAAGACTAAATTTTTAAATAATAACTGGAAGGTACTGACACCAACTTGGCGTTTTGATATTTCTATAGAAGAAAATTTAATAGCAGAAATAATACGTATTAATGGATACAACAACATCCCTCATGTTTTCATTACTACAAAATTAATAACAAATTATAACCACACATCAACTATATCATTATCAAGGGTAAAAAATTTATTAATAGATCGTGGTTATCAAGAAATAATAACATATAGTTTTGTGCATCCTAACATTCAACAATTATTACACCCACAACACACTCCATTAATTTTAAAAAATCCAATTACATTAGATATGTCCACCATGAGACTATCTTTATGGCCCGGATTAATCAAATCAGTAATTTATAATCAAAATCGACAAAAAAAACAAATTAAATTATTTGAAAGCGGTATGTGTTTTATTCCAGAAAAAACCGCTAAAAATCAAGTACATCAAAATTTTATGATAGCTGGAATACGATCTGGTTTTAGATTTAATGAACATTGGGATTTAACAGAACATCCAGTGGATTTTTATGATATAAAAGGAGATGTAGAATCACTACTAAATATAACTAACAAATTAAGTTATATAAAATTTAAAACATATACACATCCTGCGCTACATTCTGGACAAAGCGCAGCGATTTATTTAAATAATATATGTATTGGATATATTGGAATGATTCATCCTGTTATACAAACAAAATTAAATTTGCGGTTACACACACTAGTCTTTGAACTGTCATGGAATATGATTTCTCAATCCACATTATCTAAAATTACTAGCATTTCTAAATTTCCTAAAAATTACCGTGATATTTCTATAATAGTACCAGACAATGTTTCTGCAGAATCTGTTATTACTGAATGCAAAAAAATTACTCATAAAGATCAATTAGTTGAAATCAAGTTATCTGATGTCTATAGGGGCCAAGGTATACCAAAAGGTTTTAAAAGTTTTACTATTAAATTATTTTTACAAAGTCAAACCCATACTTTAAAAGAAGAAGAAATTTCTGATATTGTTAACCAATACTCAACAATTTTAATAAAACGTTTCCGTGGCGTCTTAAGATAA
- a CDS encoding lipoate--protein ligase has translation MCRLRLLFSDSYDPWFNLSLEEYMFKNIPENQSILFLWRNQNTVVIGRAQNAWKECNTRRMERDGIKLARRSSGGGAVFHDLGNTCFTFISTQKNYNKKLSTNIVLNGLHHIGIKASFSGRNDLIINTTEGERKISGSAYRETPRCQFHHGTLLLHVDIDKLTYYLNPDIKKLKTKGIASVRSRVANLNQLKPDINHEEICQGLTKAFFEHYKMRVTPEVFSIENTSHIPGFSDQFNKQRDWNWNFGNTPIFTHQLDTRFDWGNVTLHFNIKHGIIDCCHIFTDCLEPDPLEKLEKKLIGIPYNTKSVSHCCTQWIKNWPQYKKELLEASDWLIKNIS, from the coding sequence ATGTGTCGTTTGAGATTATTATTTTCTGACTCTTATGATCCATGGTTTAATTTATCACTTGAAGAATATATGTTTAAAAACATACCTGAAAACCAATCCATATTATTTTTATGGAGAAATCAAAATACAGTGGTAATAGGACGAGCTCAAAACGCATGGAAAGAATGCAACACTCGCCGTATGGAACGGGATGGCATTAAATTAGCTAGAAGAAGTAGTGGGGGTGGCGCTGTATTTCATGATTTAGGTAATACTTGTTTTACCTTTATATCTACCCAAAAAAATTACAACAAAAAATTATCCACTAATATAGTTTTAAATGGATTGCATCATATTGGAATTAAAGCTAGCTTCTCTGGACGGAATGATCTTATCATCAATACAACAGAAGGAGAACGTAAAATTAGTGGTTCTGCATATCGTGAAACACCTAGATGTCAATTTCATCACGGAACATTGCTCTTACATGTTGATATTGATAAACTTACTTATTATCTTAACCCAGATATCAAAAAATTGAAGACTAAAGGAATTGCCTCTGTTCGCTCCCGTGTTGCTAATTTAAACCAATTAAAACCTGATATTAATCATGAAGAAATATGCCAAGGATTAACAAAGGCATTTTTCGAGCATTACAAAATGAGAGTAACACCAGAAGTATTCTCTATAGAGAATACTTCTCATATCCCAGGATTTTCTGATCAATTTAACAAACAACGTGACTGGAACTGGAATTTTGGCAATACTCCTATATTTACACATCAACTAGACACCCGTTTTGATTGGGGTAATGTAACATTACATTTTAATATAAAACATGGAATAATTGATTGTTGTCACATTTTTACCGATTGTTTAGAACCAGACCCTTTAGAAAAATTAGAAAAAAAATTAATAGGTATCCCATATAATACCAAAAGTGTTTCACATTGTTGTACACAATGGATAAAAAACTGGCCTCAATATAAAAAAGAATTACTAGAAGCTTCTGATTGGCTAATTAAGAATATATCATAA
- the sufA gene encoding Fe-S cluster assembly scaffold SufA: protein MKNDIQKNTHYMIKNHVSWSGLTLTDAAVQQILHVKNKDPDILGLKVTIKKSGCAGFTYIMSKVVSLNDNNLMFERNGAKLFIPLDVMPFIDGTELDYVEEGLNHMFKFNNPQAQYSCGCGESFGI from the coding sequence ATGAAAAATGATATCCAAAAAAATACACATTATATGATTAAAAACCATGTTTCTTGGAGCGGCTTAACCCTAACAGATGCAGCAGTGCAACAAATTCTTCATGTAAAAAACAAAGATCCTGATATTTTAGGATTAAAAGTAACCATAAAAAAATCAGGGTGCGCGGGCTTTACATATATTATGTCTAAAGTTGTATCATTAAATGATAATAACCTAATGTTTGAACGTAATGGAGCTAAATTATTTATACCATTAGATGTAATGCCATTTATTGATGGAACTGAATTAGATTATGTAGAAGAAGGATTAAATCATATGTTTAAATTTAATAATCCTCAAGCTCAATATTCCTGTGGATGCGGTGAAAGTTTTGGAATTTAA